The nucleotide window TCTTCCCAAAGGAACGCCTTGCTCACTCCACAGGAAATGCACTCCCAGGGGAGTTCTTCTTCGAAGGAGCGTTCCCTGTGGAGGTAGGAGGAAAGGTCAAGGCCTTCTTCCTCGAGGGCTTCTTCCCATCGCTTGAAGAGAAAGTGTTCCTGCCATCCCTCCAAGATACCCCCTTTTCTGTACACCCGTTCGATGACCCCTGAAAGTCTTCGGTCGCCTCGGGCAAGGAGTGCTTCAACCGCACTCATCTCAAAGGATGACCAGTGGTACCGCACGGAAGCCTTCAGGGGGCGGAAGAGATCTTTCAAAAGGCGAATCTTCTCTTCAAGGCTTTCTTTTCTCTCCTGCGGAACCCACTGGAAAGGAGTATGGGGTTTAGGAACAAAGGTAGCGATGCTCAGGTGTACCCTGGCATCCTTCTTAAAGCTTTTGCCAACCTTGAGGATTTCCCTAACGGTGTGACCTATACCCCGAATGTCCTCTTCCCTTTCAAAAGGCAGTCCAATCATAAAGTAGAGCTTGATTTCCTGCCAGGAGGAGGAAAAAGCGTTTTCTGCGGCAGCAAGTATCTCTTCGTCTCGCAAGCCCTTGTTGATGACATTTCGCAGTCTTTCTGTCCCTGCTTCAGGAGCAAAGGTGAGGGTACTCTTTCGCACACGCTTAATACTTTTGGCAATCGCCACGCTGAAAGCATCCATGCGCAGCGAGGGCAAAGAAACGTTCACCCTGTAAGGTTCAAGGACGCTTGAGAGCCTCTCCACGAGTTCCTCAATGTGAGAGTAGTCTGTACTGCTCAGGGAGAGGAGAGAAATTTCCTCGTAGCCGCTCGTTTTAAGGAGCTCAAGGGCTATTTCCATTACCTGTTCTGGGGAACGTTCTCGCTTTGGTCGGTAAATCATTCCTGCTTGGCAGAAGCGGCATCCCCGGGTGCACCCTCGGGCAATTTCAACCGCCACTCGATCGTGCACGATGCTCACGTACGGAACAATGGTCCGGCGAGGGAAGAAGGCATGCTCTAA belongs to Candidatus Caldatribacterium sp. and includes:
- a CDS encoding radical SAM protein — its product is LEHAFFPRRTIVPYVSIVHDRVAVEIARGCTRGCRFCQAGMIYRPKRERSPEQVMEIALELLKTSGYEEISLLSLSSTDYSHIEELVERLSSVLEPYRVNVSLPSLRMDAFSVAIAKSIKRVRKSTLTFAPEAGTERLRNVINKGLRDEEILAAAENAFSSSWQEIKLYFMIGLPFEREEDIRGIGHTVREILKVGKSFKKDARVHLSIATFVPKPHTPFQWVPQERKESLEEKIRLLKDLFRPLKASVRYHWSSFEMSAVEALLARGDRRLSGVIERVYRKGGILEGWQEHFLFKRWEEALEEEGLDLSSYLHRERSFEEELPWECISCGVSKAFLWEEYERARRELLSPPCSPGKGCTRCGVCKSGAIPLPNTTP